DNA sequence from the Candidatus Fluviicola riflensis genome:
GATTCCTGTTTCAATTCATTTTGCTGATTGTTCTCAAGGAGTTTTTCGAGTTCTTCCAACAGCTTTTTCAGCTCGTCGTCCATTACTTCTTTCATTAGCTCATCGATCATTTCCTGCTGTTTCAAAAGCTCTTCATCTACTTCGGAAAGTTGATTTTTTTCTTCCATGCTTTCGCTCAGCTGTTCCTGAACATTCTCCAATTCTTCCTGCAATGATTGCTGATCCTGCTGCAGTTGCTGAATCTGTTCCATCGTTTTGAAATCACCCTTTTTGTTGGCTAGCGATTTCTGCAATCTATCCACATCACGTTGAAACTTTTCCGCCTTTTTCATGATCTCACTCAAGTCCGCCTGTGCTTCTTTCTGAACGTCATCACGCTTTTCATTCAGATCTTCCAACGTCGGTAATTCATACACAAACGACTGCGACCTTGTAGACTTGGAGCCGTTTACACCATCGTTGTCCGACACCACAAAATAGTACGTAATCTTGTCTTCCACATCCAGGTCTTCACGACTGAAATCAACAGCAAAACCAAACTTTTCAGAAGTCCCCGAAACACGTTGAACCGGCATACTGCGCTTGATCTCTTTTCCTGTTTTCTTCGTAATCACGTAATGGAAGGTCAATGAGTTCAATCCGTAATCATCCGAAATGAGACCACCGAAAGCTTTCACACCAGCACGAACGCTGTCCGTTTCTTCGCTCACCATGATAGAAGGATAAGCGTCTTTGATCACTTTTAGCTGAATCGTTGATGTATCAATTTTTGAAGTAACGCTGTTCTTCAACGCAAAGCTCATTTCACCGGAAGAACGGTATTTACCCGAGAAAGCGACGTCGGAAGAGTTGAACAAACGTGTTGAATCGTGCCAGGTAACCGCGATACTTTTTACGTTCTTCGCAGCGATCCGCCAGTTGATTTGTGTTCCTTCCGGAATGTCCAGATCGGCAATATTGGAAACGACTTCCGGTTTTCTGTTCAGGTATTTCGGATAATTTAATTCTGCGACAAGCTTTCCTAAAGATGATTTTCCAATCACATTTATGTGGAACGCATTTGATTCTACATCGCCCGATTCGAAACGGAAATCGGTGGATGATTTCATGTTATCGAACGTATATACAACTTCATTTTTGCGGGTTTTCTTCATCAGAAAACGGCCTCTTTCGGAAACAATATAAACTTTATCCGGAATTTCACGTCCGCTGATTGTTGCTTTTACTTCAACTGATTCTCCTTCGTTTACCGCATCCAAATCACTTGACAACTGAAAGCTGAACGGAGCCGGCTGGGCCTGTTCGTAATTCACAATACTCGAAGATCCTTCTACCAACAATGCAGGTACAAAAACAGCAATCGACAAAAAGAATAGAGCAACCGGGATTACAAATTTCAGATAACGGCGAGATTCTTCAAAACGAACAGCGTCTACAAACGGAACCGCTGTTAATTCATTCGAGCGCTGTGCAACACTTGCACGTAACAATTCAAAACTTCTGTCATTCGGATTGTGTGCTTCATTGAGCTGAAGTGTGTTCAGCAAACGATCAGAAATTCCCGGGAAAAAGGAACCGATAATTCGCGCGGCCTGGTAACGATTGATTCGCTTTCCAAACGAATACAAACGCAGTAACGGCTTCATAAAATAGTTAAACAGGATGTAACTGTTTCCTAAAATGAAGGAAATCAATAGAATAAACCGAACAGTAGAACTAAACTGTCCGAAATACTCGAGCGCACTCACCAACAACCACGAGCTCAATAAGAACCCCACAAATACCAAAACGCCTTTCAGCATTTCATTTTTATAGTATTTGCGTATGAAGGCGTCAATCTGCTCTATAAGGCGATCAAAAGCTGACATAAAATACTCCTCTTAAATACAACAACATACTAAGTTACAAAACGGCAACCGATTCAACACTATGAAATCTATTCCCGGTACACTTTTACAACAAATTGGCTCAATTAATCCTTACTTTTGCCTCCTAAATACAAATTTCATGAACTCAGGAGTACGTGTGCGTTTTGCACCATCACCGACAGGACCGCTTCACATGGGCGGGGTAAGAACTGCATTATATAATTACCTGTTTGCCAAAAAAAACAACGGTACATTTATCATTCGTATTGAAGATACGGATCAGACACGTTTTGTTCCGGGTGCGCAGGATTATATCATGGATGCATTGGCATGGTGCGGCATTATCCCAGATGAAGGTCCGGGAATAGGCGGTAAATATGGTCCTTACGTTCAAAGCGAACGCCAGGCGATGTATAAACCGTATGCGGAGGAACTGGTAAAAAACGATAAGGCATATTACGCTTTTGACACGCCTGAAGAACTGGATAACGTACGTGAGCAAGCCAAACAAATGGGAATGCCCAACTGGCAATACAACAGCGTTACGCGTGCTTCATTGAAGAACTCGCTTACGCTTTCTGCAGATGATGTAAAAGCGCGTTTGGAAGCGGGTGAGCCATATGTGATCCGTATGAAAATGCCCCGTAATCACGACGTGCGTTTTGAAGATGTGATTCGCGGATGGGTCGTTGTGAATACCAATAACCTCGACGATAAAGTATTGTTCAAAAGCGACGGAATGCCTACTTATCACCTGGCGAATATTGTGGATGACCATACCATGGAAATTACCCATGTGATCCGTGGTGAAGAATGGTTACCATCGGCTCCACTTCATGTTTTGCTGTATGAAGCTTTCGGTTGGGAAGCTCCTAAATTTGCGCATCTTCCGTTGTTGTTAAGACCGGATGGTAATGGTAAATTATCGAAACGTGACGGTGATCGTTTGGGCTTTCCGGTATTTCCAACCAACTGGATTACGGCAGAAGGTGAGTTGTACTCAGGTTACCGCGAAAACGGTTATTTCCCTGGATCATTCATTAATATGCTGGCGTTTTTGGGATGGAACCCGGGAACAACTCAGGAGATCTTTAGTATGCAGGAATTGATCGACGCATTCTCTTTGGAACGTGTTGGTAAAGCGGGAGCGAAGTTTGATCCGGATAAAACAAAGTGGTTTCAACAACAATACCTCAAAGCAAGCAGCGATGAGGAACTCGCATCACTTTTCAGAAAAGAATTTGATGTTTCTGTAACGGATGCGCAACTGGCTTCTTTTTGTCATTTGATGAAAGAGCGCGCGACATTCGTAAAAGATATGATGACGGAAGGCGCCTACCTGTTTTCTCGTCCGGAAAGTTTTGACGAGCAAACGGTAGCCAAAAAATGGAAACCGGAATCAGCTGCTTTAATGACGGAATGGAAAGAACGATTGGTTAATCTTACTGACTTTGTACCGGTATCAATCGAAACGGCATTTAAAGCTTTCCTTGAAGAAAAACAATTGGGAATCGGTGCTGTATTGCCGTTGTTCCGTTTGTTGGTAACAGGAGCAGGAACCGGCCCAAGCATGTTTGAAATAGCAGCGTTCCTTGGAAAAGAAGAATGCCTGGCACGTATCGATAAAGGATTAACTGTTTTGGGTTAAATCATGAAGCACCTGATAGAAATTAACTCGATCAAGCTCTACGCTTTTCATGGTTGCCTGGAAGAAGAAGCCAGGATCGGCGGCCATTATACGGTAGATGTTTGTATGAAAACCGATTTCTCGAAAGCTGCTGCAACAGATGAATTGTCGGAAACAATTGATTATGTACAAGTAAATCAGATCGTTACTGAAGAAATGGCAATTCGTTCCAAATTAATCGAACACGTTGGACAACGTATTGTGAATCGCTTGCAACAAGAGGTTCAACAACTGGAAGCTGTTCGTGTGAAGGTAGTTAAGATATGTCCGCCGATCAACGGTGATGTGCAAAACGTAGCAATAATCATCGAAGAAGGAAATTGGACAGCGTAGAATAGAAAAATTTAGTATTTTTGTCGCCCAAGCTCAACTGGTCTCGTGGCCGAGCGGCTAGGCAGCGGTCTGCAAAACCGCGTACAGCGGTTCGAATCCGCTCGAGACCTCAAAACCTTCGTGTAAACCACGGAGGTTTTTTTATACCCAAAATAATTTTATATAGAAAACAAGTCCCGTAGGGACGAAATATGGTAACCGAACTACCACCTTTCACATCCGCCCCGTAGGGTCGGGACATAACGATATAAACCAGCCGGGTCCCACCCCTATGGGGTGAATGATAAAAACACAATCATGGTTTCTACTATATCCCGTCCCTACGGGACTAATACGTAACCAAATCACCTTAAATAAAGGAATTCCGCAAAATTCAATAAAATAATAAGAAATTAAACCTTTTCAGGTTACAGCATCTTGATCCGGTTTGTCAGATCGTCTCTGTAAGAACCACCTATCGGAATCAGTTTACGGTCGTTTTCGAGCTGAAGATTCGGGAAATCGATTGCTGAAATTTTATCCATACGAACGATGAATGAACGGTGGACACGAATGAATTGTTCATTCCCCAATTTAGACTCAATGTCTTTCATGGTAGAGTGAATCGTATAACGCGTTTCGTTGGTATTGATCACAACGTAATCTTTCAGCGCTTCGATAAAATAGATTTCGTTCATATTCAGCTTCACCAACTTGCTGTTTGACTTCACGAAGATAAAATCGTGTTGTGTTTCTTTTTCCTTGTTTTCCACAAGCGAGTAGAGCATGTCACGTTCACGTTCCACCTCTTGTTCCTTCTTGTGCTTGTACAACGCCATCTCGATAGACGTGTGAAGGTCAATCTCTTTAAACGGCTTTAAAATGTATCCGTAAGGTTCTGTGACTTTCGCTTTGGCTAGTGTTGCTTCATCGGCGTAAGCGGTAAGGTAAATAACAGGAATGGCATATTCGACCCGAACGATCTCAGCTGTTTGAATTCCGTTCATTTCGCCTTTGAGCATGATATCCATTAACACGATATCCGGTTGCTCTTCAGCCAACAGCTCCAAGGCCTTTTCTCCGGAAGGAGCGGCTCCTATGACATTATAACCCAACTTCTTCAAGCTCGATTGAATATCCTTTGAAACAATAAATTCGTCTTCGACAACCAGTACATTGGCCTTTGTCATAGCGTTTGGCTTTGTAAATCAAAGGTATAGAAAAAAACGTTTTTACCTAACCTTTGTTTAAGTTTTCAATATTGTGGTTTCAGCTTGTCGAAAATACACTTTCAATTTCACATTTCCAATTAACTCGACTTTCCGGCAAAAACTAAATAATAAGAATAAAGAAAGTTTAAAGATTTAAAAAATATTTACTACTATTATTAAGGGTGTTAATAGCTGTAGAACTTTCCCGTATTTTCATTGCAAAAATGAGTTATCCATAAAAATGACGATTTATTCACATCAGGTTATCCATCATCAGGCTGATTTTAGTGCGCTTAACCACTTATCCACA
Encoded proteins:
- a CDS encoding glutamate--tRNA ligase yields the protein MNSGVRVRFAPSPTGPLHMGGVRTALYNYLFAKKNNGTFIIRIEDTDQTRFVPGAQDYIMDALAWCGIIPDEGPGIGGKYGPYVQSERQAMYKPYAEELVKNDKAYYAFDTPEELDNVREQAKQMGMPNWQYNSVTRASLKNSLTLSADDVKARLEAGEPYVIRMKMPRNHDVRFEDVIRGWVVVNTNNLDDKVLFKSDGMPTYHLANIVDDHTMEITHVIRGEEWLPSAPLHVLLYEAFGWEAPKFAHLPLLLRPDGNGKLSKRDGDRLGFPVFPTNWITAEGELYSGYRENGYFPGSFINMLAFLGWNPGTTQEIFSMQELIDAFSLERVGKAGAKFDPDKTKWFQQQYLKASSDEELASLFRKEFDVSVTDAQLASFCHLMKERATFVKDMMTEGAYLFSRPESFDEQTVAKKWKPESAALMTEWKERLVNLTDFVPVSIETAFKAFLEEKQLGIGAVLPLFRLLVTGAGTGPSMFEIAAFLGKEECLARIDKGLTVLG
- the folB gene encoding dihydroneopterin aldolase is translated as MKHLIEINSIKLYAFHGCLEEEARIGGHYTVDVCMKTDFSKAAATDELSETIDYVQVNQIVTEEMAIRSKLIEHVGQRIVNRLQQEVQQLEAVRVKVVKICPPINGDVQNVAIIIEEGNWTA